In one Catenovulum adriaticum genomic region, the following are encoded:
- a CDS encoding LysR substrate-binding domain-containing protein: MIEIKHLKTIRALAQTGSLAKSAQWLHTTASALSHQLKELESRVGNPIYLRKTSPIKFTIEGELLLKLADDVLPKILDTQARIQDIQHQDKGTLRLAIECHSCFQWLMPAISQFHNAWPMIELAFDSEYTFDAMPGLTQGDLDLVITADTFESKNFHFEPLFSFEMVLVTSPSHPLAQKKFITAEDLTDQTLLTYPVSPSRLDIFKYLLLPANCQPAKIKTVDQTLMILQMVTADLGVAALPSWAVNEYEQQGLVKTIALTQSGMQSKLYAAIKSREKNKAYIRSFFEISKTVSLNNLKQVTPLNE; the protein is encoded by the coding sequence ATGATTGAAATTAAGCACCTTAAAACCATTAGAGCACTGGCACAAACAGGCAGTTTAGCCAAGTCAGCTCAGTGGCTACATACCACTGCATCGGCCTTGTCCCACCAGCTAAAAGAGCTAGAAAGCCGAGTAGGCAACCCTATTTATCTGCGTAAAACATCACCTATTAAGTTTACAATTGAAGGAGAACTATTACTCAAATTAGCTGACGATGTTTTACCTAAAATTTTAGATACTCAGGCTCGGATTCAAGATATACAACACCAAGATAAAGGAACACTTAGACTCGCTATTGAATGCCATAGTTGTTTTCAGTGGTTAATGCCAGCTATTAGCCAATTTCATAATGCATGGCCAATGATAGAGTTAGCTTTTGATAGTGAATATACCTTTGATGCCATGCCCGGATTAACGCAAGGTGATTTAGATTTAGTGATTACAGCGGATACATTTGAGTCAAAAAATTTTCATTTTGAACCCTTATTTAGTTTTGAGATGGTCTTAGTAACATCGCCATCTCACCCGTTGGCACAAAAAAAATTTATTACTGCAGAAGATTTAACCGATCAAACTCTGCTGACCTATCCTGTTTCACCAAGTCGCTTAGATATATTTAAATATTTATTGCTACCTGCTAATTGCCAGCCTGCTAAAATTAAAACAGTTGATCAAACATTAATGATTTTACAAATGGTCACGGCTGATTTAGGTGTTGCTGCGCTGCCGTCTTGGGCTGTGAATGAATACGAGCAACAAGGTTTAGTAAAAACCATTGCATTAACGCAATCCGGCATGCAAAGTAAGCTTTATGCTGCTATTAAATCACGTGAAAAAAACAAGGCTTATATCCGCTCATTTTTTGAAATCAGTAAAACTGTGAGTTTAAATAATCTGAAACAAGTGACACCCTTAAACGAATAA
- a CDS encoding OmpA family protein, producing MIKPISKICVSVTTAALLASCAATNTEKGVAIGAAAGAVLGKSTSNHSTKRTVLGAGIGAILGGAVGKYMDNQEEELKQELSDSGIEVIREGDSLRLVMPSNITFATGQSNITPNFAPILDDLARILTHYDKTILYIEGHTDDVGSFDMNQRLSEMRALSVRDGLLNRQVNQNRLATQGYGESRPLVANNSEQNRAMNRRVEIKIIPNEK from the coding sequence ATGATAAAACCAATTAGTAAAATATGTGTTTCAGTCACAACAGCCGCCCTATTGGCCAGCTGTGCAGCAACTAATACAGAAAAAGGCGTTGCCATTGGCGCAGCAGCTGGTGCGGTTTTAGGTAAGTCAACATCTAACCATTCAACTAAACGCACCGTTTTAGGCGCGGGTATTGGTGCTATTTTAGGTGGTGCAGTTGGTAAATATATGGATAACCAAGAAGAAGAATTAAAACAAGAGTTAAGCGATTCAGGCATTGAAGTCATTCGTGAAGGCGATTCACTACGCTTGGTGATGCCTTCAAACATTACATTTGCAACTGGCCAATCTAATATTACCCCTAACTTTGCTCCAATTTTAGACGATTTAGCTCGGATTTTAACGCATTATGACAAAACCATTTTATACATTGAAGGTCACACTGATGATGTAGGCAGCTTTGATATGAACCAAAGATTGTCAGAAATGCGAGCTTTAAGCGTACGAGATGGCTTGTTAAATCGTCAGGTTAATCAAAACCGTTTAGCAACTCAAGGTTATGGTGAAAGCCGACCATTAGTGGCTAACAATAGTGAGCAAAATCGTGCGATGAACCGACGAGTAGAAATTAAAATTATCCCAAATGAAAAATAG
- a CDS encoding aldo/keto reductase — translation MQTLPIHTYLPHASRLIYGCMNLGGNWQANSLQSEHVKIACNMVDTCLEQGINMFDHADIYSHGLAEAAFGQALKQQNQLRDSMIIQSKCGIRFSNGADQKVKRFDFSKDWILKSVEQSLTRLNTDYLDILSLHRPDPLMQPEEVADAFRQLKQSGKVKYFAVSNMNAFQIDLLQQACPMPIIANQIEMSLAQLGWLNEGVHANQTRLSQIGFNPGTIEHSRLNNIQMQSWGSMAQGLFAGGGKIQVATKPMQKTAERVAQLAAEYQTSIESIVLGFLWRHPMNMQTVVGSLKPERVKACAQVESIRLTPEHWYQLFELARGEELP, via the coding sequence ATGCAAACTCTACCTATCCATACTTATTTGCCTCATGCGAGCCGACTCATATACGGCTGTATGAATTTGGGGGGCAACTGGCAAGCCAATTCACTGCAAAGTGAACATGTTAAAATAGCTTGCAATATGGTTGATACCTGTTTAGAGCAAGGTATTAATATGTTTGATCATGCTGATATTTATTCGCATGGTTTGGCCGAAGCTGCGTTTGGTCAAGCTTTAAAGCAGCAAAATCAGCTACGAGATAGCATGATCATTCAGTCTAAATGTGGTATTCGATTTAGCAATGGGGCAGATCAAAAGGTAAAGCGATTCGATTTCTCAAAAGATTGGATTTTAAAAAGTGTAGAGCAGTCATTAACTCGGTTAAATACAGATTATTTAGACATTTTATCTCTGCATCGCCCTGATCCTTTAATGCAGCCAGAAGAGGTCGCGGATGCTTTTCGTCAATTAAAACAAAGCGGTAAAGTTAAGTATTTTGCGGTATCTAATATGAATGCTTTCCAAATTGATTTACTGCAGCAAGCTTGCCCAATGCCGATTATCGCCAATCAAATTGAAATGAGTTTGGCGCAGTTAGGTTGGCTAAATGAAGGGGTGCACGCAAATCAAACCCGTTTATCTCAAATTGGGTTTAATCCAGGTACGATAGAGCATAGTCGTTTAAATAACATTCAAATGCAAAGCTGGGGCAGTATGGCGCAAGGTTTGTTTGCTGGTGGTGGTAAAATCCAAGTGGCTACTAAGCCAATGCAAAAAACGGCCGAACGAGTCGCTCAGTTAGCGGCAGAGTACCAAACTAGCATTGAATCGATTGTGCTTGGCTTTTTATGGCGACACCCCATGAATATGCAAACGGTAGTGGGGAGTTTAAAACCTGAGCGCGTTAAAGCTTGTGCGCAGGTTGAAAGCATTCGTTTAACACCTGAGCACTGGTATCAATTATTTGAATTAGCACGCGGCGAAGAGTTGCCATAA
- a CDS encoding HAD family hydrolase, protein MQKFDVIVFDLGGVLLDISGVQAILDWRNNQESLPEFWLKWINSPAVRAFESGQMDEDTFIKNIITEFKLPIDYQTFKQSYSGWIKGMFSGVAELLKQLKPQYQLACLTNTNTLHWQEVVNTGVIDLIDTPFVSFEMGEVKPEVSIYQIMLAQLNRSPDRVLFLDDNQINVDAATACGICAYRVVGFEQVKQTLIELNVL, encoded by the coding sequence GTGCAAAAATTTGACGTTATTGTATTTGATTTAGGTGGCGTATTATTAGATATTTCTGGTGTTCAAGCAATTTTAGATTGGCGAAATAATCAAGAAAGCTTACCGGAATTTTGGCTTAAATGGATAAATTCGCCTGCCGTACGTGCATTTGAATCGGGTCAAATGGATGAAGATACTTTTATTAAAAACATAATAACTGAATTTAAATTGCCTATCGATTATCAAACTTTTAAACAATCTTACTCCGGTTGGATAAAAGGAATGTTTAGTGGAGTAGCAGAACTATTAAAACAACTTAAACCTCAATACCAATTAGCCTGTTTGACCAATACTAATACCTTGCATTGGCAAGAGGTGGTTAACACTGGGGTCATTGATTTGATCGATACGCCGTTCGTTTCTTTTGAAATGGGCGAGGTTAAACCTGAAGTGTCCATTTATCAAATCATGCTAGCGCAATTAAATAGGTCACCAGATCGAGTCTTATTTTTAGATGATAATCAGATTAATGTCGATGCGGCCACAGCTTGTGGAATTTGTGCTTACAGGGTGGTAGGGTTTGAGCAAGTAAAGCAAACTTTAATTGAGTTAAATGTGCTCTAA
- a CDS encoding choice-of-anchor I family protein has protein sequence MLKKSILSLAIISSLSACTLELDTKDDSENTANSQKLTFELAGRTVLNAESPEGAAEIVSFHKSTGHIYAINSSGDNATVEIIDGNNINPEALTKTAENVVTNSNLVILQTLDVSSDVTGDANSLAIDDNNHILAVAMAAQTTGEKGHIAFYDISGAAPQFIKSVEVGYLPDMVTFTHDGKKAVVANEGEPSGDYTIDPVGSVSVIEINAGIPSDTATDIQFDSLNNMQDSLMAQGVKFASPHATTLVSQDLEPEYVSITEDNQTAFVSLQENNAIAVINLQTNELTQVFGLGFKNWNNYKLDVSDKDDAINLQSYQHLYGMYQPDTIASYKVDGRNYVVTANEGDAREYIDSALSGGSVEDENKAACLEAHPNGLYDFDDDEEVCFSYLEESRIKDLEDIAPLSTDLEALVTANGGKDGLGRLIVTTALGYNQMDNQYEDFYSYGARSFSIFSQDGDLVFDSGDDFEMITAQKHGNQFNNNEDENEGDTRSDAKGPEPEALTLGKIGERTYAFIGLERMGGIFVYDITNPFESTFVDYFINRGLVEGEEITGDLAPEGMKFVSANDSPTGQALLIIGNEISGSVAVWEISVEQ, from the coding sequence ATGCTAAAAAAATCAATATTATCACTTGCCATTATTAGCTCGCTTTCAGCTTGCACCCTTGAACTAGATACAAAAGATGACTCAGAAAACACAGCAAACTCACAAAAGCTCACCTTTGAATTAGCAGGCCGTACTGTGCTCAATGCTGAATCACCAGAAGGTGCTGCTGAAATCGTTAGCTTTCACAAATCAACTGGTCATATATATGCCATTAATAGTTCAGGCGATAATGCCACCGTAGAAATTATTGACGGTAATAACATCAACCCAGAAGCTTTAACTAAAACAGCAGAAAATGTGGTTACCAATAGTAATTTAGTTATTTTACAAACTTTAGACGTTTCATCTGACGTAACTGGCGATGCTAACAGTTTAGCTATTGATGATAACAATCACATTTTAGCGGTTGCGATGGCAGCGCAAACAACAGGCGAAAAAGGCCATATCGCTTTTTATGATATATCAGGTGCAGCACCTCAGTTTATAAAATCAGTTGAAGTTGGGTATTTACCCGACATGGTTACTTTTACCCATGATGGGAAAAAAGCTGTGGTTGCTAATGAAGGTGAACCTAGCGGTGATTATACAATTGATCCAGTTGGCTCTGTTTCTGTAATTGAAATAAACGCAGGTATACCAAGTGATACCGCAACCGACATTCAGTTTGATTCACTAAATAACATGCAAGATTCATTAATGGCGCAAGGCGTAAAGTTTGCTAGCCCTCATGCAACTACGCTTGTCTCACAAGACTTAGAGCCTGAATACGTTAGCATTACTGAAGATAACCAAACCGCGTTTGTTTCTTTACAAGAAAATAATGCCATTGCTGTCATTAACTTGCAAACCAATGAGTTAACACAAGTATTTGGTTTAGGCTTTAAAAATTGGAACAACTACAAACTTGATGTATCTGACAAAGATGATGCAATAAATTTACAGTCTTATCAGCACTTATACGGTATGTATCAGCCCGATACGATTGCCAGTTATAAGGTAGATGGACGTAACTACGTAGTAACTGCAAACGAAGGTGATGCTCGTGAATACATAGATTCAGCATTATCTGGCGGTTCAGTTGAAGATGAAAATAAAGCCGCGTGTTTAGAAGCTCATCCTAATGGTCTTTATGATTTTGATGATGACGAAGAAGTTTGTTTTTCGTATTTAGAAGAATCTCGAATAAAAGATTTAGAGGATATAGCGCCACTGAGCACAGACCTTGAAGCTTTGGTTACCGCTAATGGTGGTAAAGATGGTTTAGGCAGATTAATTGTTACCACGGCTTTAGGTTATAACCAAATGGATAACCAGTACGAAGACTTTTATAGTTACGGTGCTCGTTCATTTTCTATTTTTTCGCAAGATGGTGATTTAGTGTTTGACTCAGGTGATGATTTTGAAATGATCACGGCTCAGAAACACGGTAATCAATTTAATAACAACGAAGACGAAAATGAAGGCGATACTCGCTCAGATGCAAAAGGCCCAGAGCCTGAAGCACTCACTTTAGGTAAAATAGGCGAACGTACTTATGCTTTTATTGGTTTAGAACGTATGGGCGGTATTTTTGTTTACGATATAACAAATCCGTTTGAAAGCACTTTCGTTGATTATTTTATCAACCGAGGCTTGGTTGAAGGTGAAGAGATTACCGGCGATTTAGCGCCTGAAGGTATGAAGTTTGTTTCGGCTAACGATAGCCCGACCGGCCAAGCTTTATTAATTATCGGCAATGAAATTTCTGGTTCCGTAGCCGTTTGGGAAATAAGCGTAGAGCAGTAA
- a CDS encoding HopJ type III effector protein, translated as MLNTFLSDLKQQPSAIEFSQTMKVIEANYQFNETEFKNGDIVNKAGQNSGSCKIFAFAQLHQLSQAETLNLFGDYYRKDVLEHPEADDHQNIRNFIQFGWQGIEFNGIALSPKAD; from the coding sequence ATGCTTAATACGTTTTTATCTGACTTAAAACAGCAACCATCGGCAATTGAATTCAGTCAAACCATGAAAGTGATTGAAGCGAATTACCAATTCAACGAAACTGAGTTTAAAAATGGTGATATTGTCAACAAAGCGGGTCAAAATTCAGGCTCATGTAAAATTTTTGCGTTTGCTCAATTACATCAACTTAGCCAAGCTGAAACGTTAAACTTATTTGGTGACTACTACCGAAAAGATGTGCTTGAACACCCTGAAGCAGACGATCATCAAAATATTCGTAACTTTATTCAATTTGGTTGGCAGGGAATTGAATTTAACGGTATCGCATTGAGTCCAAAAGCGGACTAA
- a CDS encoding ABC transporter ATP-binding protein: MFGFFERLVNPFPEQQPVQPPKTLYAFCRHYTKGIEIHLFIMAFLTACLAVIEASLMGFLGQLVDLLTNSTPAEFFETQQTKLIVMSILVLVIAPLVIWFHTAIVHQTLLGNYPMIIRWQAHRYLLGQSISFFQNDFAGRVSTKVMQTALAVRESVMKLLDVFMYVLVYFISMLVLIAQADIRLLVPILIWMAAYIGIQMYYVPKLKRASMLQANERSIMSGRIVDSYTNINTVKLFAHTQQEAAYAKEGMNGFLQTVYKQMRIATGMISFVQISNYILAFVISAVSIWLWKDNLITVGAIAIAVSLALRLNGMSQWIMWEISSLFENIGTVADGMSTLAKPREVQDQKEASALAVTKGQISFNQVTFNYGDEHSVFNKLDLNIKPGEKVGIVGRSGAGKSSLVNLLMRFYDINSGSIEIDGQNIAKVQQETLRAQIGMVTQDTSLLHRTVRENILYGKQNATEAELLTAAKKAEADAFIQDLTDFEGNKGYDAQVGERGVKLSGGQRQRIAIARVLLKDAPILILDEATSALDSEVEAAIQQSLYQLMEGKTVIAIAHRLSTIAAMDRLIVLDKGEIVEQGSHQSLIEQGGIYAQLWAHQTGGFIGVDTN; the protein is encoded by the coding sequence ATGTTTGGTTTTTTTGAACGACTGGTCAATCCGTTTCCTGAACAGCAGCCAGTTCAGCCACCTAAAACTTTGTACGCTTTTTGTCGTCACTATACTAAAGGCATTGAGATACACCTGTTTATCATGGCATTTTTAACGGCGTGTCTGGCTGTTATTGAAGCTTCGTTAATGGGTTTTTTGGGTCAGCTGGTGGATTTGCTTACCAACTCTACGCCTGCAGAATTTTTTGAAACGCAACAAACGAAACTCATCGTCATGAGTATATTGGTTTTAGTGATTGCGCCTTTAGTTATTTGGTTTCATACCGCAATTGTTCATCAAACCTTATTGGGTAACTACCCGATGATAATACGTTGGCAGGCGCATCGTTATTTACTGGGTCAAAGTATTAGCTTTTTTCAAAACGATTTTGCCGGTCGAGTCTCTACTAAAGTTATGCAAACAGCGCTGGCGGTCCGCGAAAGTGTGATGAAACTGCTGGATGTATTTATGTACGTACTCGTTTATTTTATCAGCATGTTAGTGTTAATTGCGCAAGCCGATATTCGTTTATTAGTACCTATTTTAATTTGGATGGCGGCCTATATCGGCATTCAAATGTACTACGTGCCTAAGCTAAAACGCGCTTCTATGTTACAAGCAAACGAACGTTCTATTATGTCTGGCCGAATAGTCGATAGTTATACTAATATCAATACAGTTAAATTATTTGCGCACACCCAACAAGAAGCGGCTTATGCCAAAGAAGGCATGAATGGCTTTTTACAGACCGTCTACAAACAAATGCGAATTGCCACAGGTATGATCTCGTTTGTTCAGATTAGTAACTATATTTTAGCTTTTGTGATTAGTGCCGTTTCAATTTGGTTATGGAAAGACAATTTAATTACCGTTGGGGCAATTGCAATTGCGGTCAGTTTGGCACTTAGATTAAATGGTATGTCGCAATGGATTATGTGGGAAATCAGCAGCTTATTTGAAAATATAGGCACAGTGGCAGATGGAATGAGCACCCTAGCTAAACCAAGAGAAGTGCAAGACCAAAAAGAGGCATCTGCGTTAGCCGTAACAAAAGGACAAATTAGTTTTAACCAAGTTACTTTTAATTATGGCGATGAACATAGCGTATTTAATAAATTGGATTTAAATATTAAGCCAGGTGAAAAGGTTGGGATTGTTGGTCGATCGGGTGCAGGTAAATCAAGTTTAGTTAACTTATTGATGCGTTTTTATGATATTAATTCAGGCAGTATTGAAATTGATGGGCAAAATATTGCTAAGGTACAACAAGAAACCTTACGTGCTCAAATTGGTATGGTAACTCAAGACACCTCGTTACTGCATCGAACCGTGCGTGAAAATATTTTATATGGCAAGCAAAATGCAACCGAAGCCGAATTATTAACCGCAGCAAAAAAAGCAGAGGCAGATGCATTTATTCAAGATTTAACTGACTTTGAAGGCAATAAAGGTTACGACGCTCAAGTCGGGGAGCGTGGGGTTAAATTGTCAGGTGGCCAGCGACAACGAATAGCGATTGCTCGGGTATTATTAAAAGATGCGCCTATACTTATATTAGATGAAGCAACTTCTGCACTCGATTCTGAAGTAGAAGCCGCGATTCAGCAAAGCTTATATCAATTAATGGAAGGCAAAACTGTGATCGCGATTGCTCATAGGTTATCCACTATCGCTGCAATGGATAGACTGATTGTCTTGGATAAAGGTGAGATTGTTGAGCAAGGTTCACATCAGTCATTAATAGAACAGGGCGGTATTTACGCGCAGCTTTGGGCCCATCAAACCGGTGGCTTTATTGGCGTAGATACAAATTAA
- a CDS encoding MmcQ/YjbR family DNA-binding protein, protein MDTLSIKNYLLAKPDTREDYPFGPNVAVFKVKGKMFATLSAQAGIDNMNLKCEPQEALALREIFDAVKPGYHMNKKHWNTIILDDSIPQGEVERMIDNSFLLVVKGMPKKDRVSIEIKL, encoded by the coding sequence ATGGATACCTTGAGCATAAAAAACTATTTATTAGCAAAACCTGATACGCGCGAAGATTATCCATTTGGCCCAAATGTTGCTGTTTTTAAAGTGAAAGGAAAAATGTTTGCGACCCTTTCAGCTCAAGCCGGTATTGATAACATGAATTTAAAATGCGAACCGCAGGAAGCACTGGCATTAAGAGAAATATTTGATGCAGTTAAACCCGGCTACCATATGAATAAAAAGCATTGGAATACTATAATATTAGATGACTCTATTCCTCAAGGTGAAGTAGAAAGAATGATAGATAACTCCTTTTTGCTGGTGGTTAAAGGTATGCCTAAAAAAGACAGGGTTTCGATTGAAATAAAGCTGTAA
- a CDS encoding GIY-YIG nuclease family protein: MVVKKTTWYVYIIRASDNALYTGITTDPQRRLLEHQTDKKRQAKFFKGRQAISIVYLDKVENRSAASKIEAQLKKLPKAKKEALVFSYKPTIGLGA; this comes from the coding sequence ATGGTTGTAAAAAAAACGACATGGTACGTATATATAATACGCGCGAGCGATAATGCGCTTTACACAGGCATTACGACTGATCCTCAAAGGCGTTTGTTAGAACACCAAACGGATAAAAAACGTCAGGCTAAATTTTTTAAGGGTCGCCAAGCCATTTCAATTGTTTATTTAGATAAAGTAGAAAACCGATCAGCGGCGAGCAAAATAGAAGCACAATTAAAAAAGTTACCTAAAGCAAAAAAGGAAGCATTGGTATTTAGTTATAAACCTACTATTGGTTTGGGTGCATGA
- a CDS encoding GGDEF domain-containing protein — MRFWVLLFWFGISIFSLPTTALELTDSEIKRPEESFLWRKLSLITAPKSFALLKQAIEHSKPVETTLGQDGAFGLKLKLSNKLTQNGIWFVQLHANYLDVGQAYWQSADGQIFKLPTFGQLNGNSIRMLHSQSFQLALNAQESGYLWLYIDAKKFPVAVQPSIIPDQLFYPKLFQNNAASLMAISVMLTLATIALFAFIRTGQMVTLACAGYVGLHGLGWLAASGGLGHFFLHGYFNPVYLGMLLFPFAIAAASQFTKLLFYCQLQHVGLARLFNTMSVICVVLGTGMLFLPFSSSYFIAHIIGIVWVPVAIYTGIVMLNENDFRAKYYLVGNLFYGVALLFFIVLHVTDINYTGSSEFLVIAALAIDCFCILLSLSEWLQLQQKEYKRSYVMSRVDTLTQIGNRYAFNEDVQQLQGQPYCIVFIDCDGFKSINDKLGHAQGDSYLIEVCTLMKKKLADVGEIYRAGGDEFIWLVNINEQADNVEELTRVLKHLLENVDEAIKQSKWNSAGLSYGLATSIESNSLSDCLTLADQRMYRLKHSKKC; from the coding sequence ATGCGCTTTTGGGTTTTATTATTTTGGTTCGGTATTTCGATATTCAGTTTGCCTACAACTGCTTTGGAGTTGACGGACTCTGAGATAAAACGACCGGAAGAATCCTTTTTATGGCGCAAATTAAGCTTAATTACTGCTCCAAAATCCTTCGCTCTACTTAAGCAGGCAATTGAACACAGCAAACCAGTAGAAACCACACTAGGCCAAGATGGCGCATTTGGCTTAAAGCTAAAGTTATCAAATAAATTAACACAAAATGGCATTTGGTTTGTTCAGCTTCATGCTAATTATTTAGATGTTGGTCAAGCCTATTGGCAATCGGCAGATGGTCAAATATTTAAACTACCGACCTTTGGCCAACTCAACGGCAACAGTATACGTATGTTGCACAGTCAAAGCTTTCAACTTGCACTTAACGCCCAAGAATCTGGTTATTTGTGGCTGTATATAGATGCTAAAAAATTTCCAGTGGCGGTGCAGCCAAGTATTATTCCAGATCAACTTTTTTATCCGAAATTGTTTCAAAATAACGCGGCGTCATTAATGGCAATATCTGTCATGTTAACGTTGGCAACAATCGCTTTATTTGCATTTATTCGCACGGGCCAAATGGTAACCTTGGCTTGTGCTGGTTATGTCGGTTTACATGGCTTGGGTTGGCTAGCTGCCTCTGGAGGGCTTGGTCACTTTTTTTTGCATGGCTATTTTAATCCTGTTTATCTCGGGATGTTGCTATTTCCATTTGCAATTGCTGCGGCGAGTCAATTCACTAAATTGTTATTTTATTGCCAGCTGCAGCACGTTGGTTTAGCCAGGCTTTTTAATACTATGTCCGTGATTTGTGTCGTACTTGGGACGGGAATGTTATTTTTGCCTTTTTCAAGTAGCTATTTTATTGCTCATATTATCGGTATTGTTTGGGTACCAGTGGCCATTTATACGGGGATTGTTATGCTCAACGAAAATGATTTCCGTGCTAAATATTATTTAGTCGGTAATCTTTTTTATGGTGTAGCTTTACTGTTTTTTATTGTCTTGCACGTGACCGATATCAATTATACTGGCTCGTCTGAATTTTTAGTCATTGCTGCTTTGGCTATTGACTGTTTTTGTATTTTATTATCGTTAAGTGAATGGTTACAGCTTCAGCAAAAAGAGTATAAACGCAGTTATGTTATGTCGCGTGTTGACACATTAACTCAAATTGGTAACCGGTATGCGTTTAACGAAGACGTGCAGCAATTACAAGGCCAGCCTTATTGCATTGTATTTATTGATTGCGACGGGTTTAAATCAATAAATGACAAGCTGGGTCATGCTCAGGGAGATAGCTATTTAATTGAAGTTTGTACTTTAATGAAAAAGAAACTAGCCGATGTGGGGGAGATATATCGTGCGGGTGGTGACGAGTTTATATGGTTGGTCAACATAAATGAACAAGCGGATAATGTAGAAGAGTTAACCCGTGTTTTAAAACATTTATTAGAAAATGTTGATGAAGCAATAAAGCAGAGTAAGTGGAATAGCGCAGGATTAAGTTACGGACTGGCAACGAGTATAGAGAGCAATAGTTTGTCTGATTGTTTAACATTAGCAGATCAAAGAATGTATCGACTCAAGCACAGTAAAAAGTGCTGA
- the plsY gene encoding glycerol-3-phosphate 1-O-acyltransferase PlsY — MMLFVLLIASYFVGSLSGARIAQRVFHTNDPTQSGSGNPGATNVYRVSGWKPALLTLMFDVFKAVLPLWGSYFLNLPPIELGLVAIACCLGHIFPIYHKFKGGKAVATAFGAMLPIGLELGAILIFTWAVSAYKFKYSSLASLISVSLAPLYVYLLKPKYTIAVTMLSILIILRHLPNIKRLLTGKEPKIHEKRKG, encoded by the coding sequence ATAATGCTGTTTGTTTTGTTGATCGCCAGCTATTTTGTAGGCTCTTTGTCAGGAGCCCGCATTGCGCAGCGCGTTTTTCATACAAACGACCCTACTCAGTCGGGCTCTGGAAATCCGGGCGCAACCAACGTATATAGAGTGTCGGGGTGGAAACCAGCGTTACTCACTTTAATGTTTGATGTATTTAAAGCGGTATTACCCCTTTGGGGATCTTATTTTTTAAATCTCCCCCCAATTGAATTAGGCTTAGTCGCCATTGCCTGCTGTTTAGGCCATATCTTTCCAATATATCATAAATTTAAAGGCGGCAAAGCAGTCGCGACAGCTTTTGGTGCTATGCTTCCTATTGGGCTTGAACTAGGCGCTATATTAATTTTTACCTGGGCGGTTAGTGCTTATAAATTTAAATACTCGTCACTTGCATCGCTTATTTCAGTTAGTTTAGCGCCTTTATATGTTTATTTACTCAAACCTAAATATACTATTGCGGTTACTATGCTCAGTATTTTAATTATTTTACGTCATCTGCCCAATATCAAAAGGCTACTCACAGGTAAAGAGCCTAAAATTCACGAAAAGCGTAAAGGTTAA
- the folB gene encoding dihydroneopterin aldolase, with protein sequence MDMVFIHDFELTTKIGVFAWEHHIEQKLILDLDLAWPNRPAAATDDINLALDYSAVVAQIQIFALSRQFELIETLAEKIAALLIEQFNIEYVKLKIRKPGAIKEATVGVQIERRKS encoded by the coding sequence ATGGATATGGTTTTTATTCATGATTTTGAGCTAACGACCAAAATTGGTGTGTTTGCTTGGGAACATCACATAGAACAAAAATTAATACTCGATTTAGATTTAGCTTGGCCCAACCGACCTGCCGCAGCAACGGACGATATCAACTTAGCATTAGATTACAGCGCGGTGGTGGCTCAAATTCAAATATTTGCCCTGTCACGGCAATTTGAATTGATTGAAACTTTAGCTGAAAAAATAGCAGCTTTGTTGATTGAGCAGTTTAATATTGAATACGTTAAGTTAAAAATACGAAAACCCGGAGCAATTAAAGAGGCGACTGTTGGCGTACAAATTGAGCGGAGAAAATCTTAA